ATCTTGGGGGAATCGGCCCTCTCGATGATTGGCCTCGGCGTGCAGCAGCCTGCCGCCAGTTGGGGAAATCTGTTGGAAGACGCCCGCAGCATTTCCAGCTTGACCCTTCACCCGTGGCTCATGATCCCGGCTTTTTTCATCGTCGGAACGGTCGTGGCGTTCAATTTCTTCGGGGACGGCATTCGCGACGCCTTCGACGCCAAGTCGCGGGCCTAGCCTGAGGGGCGAACGGGTGCGTGGTGGTCGATGGCCCTGCGTCGCGGCGGGCTTGGCCTGCCTGATTTGGCTGGGGAATCTTCCGGCGCAAGCGCAGTCTGCTGCTGAGCCGACGCCCGCGTCTGCTCATTCTTGGGACGGGTTGGTGGCGCAACTGGAGCGTTTTGGTCTGCGCACGCGCGTGACTCCTGCGGCTGTCTGGGTTGATGCGGTCGTTCCGGGCAGCCCGGCCTTTCGCGCGGGGATTCGCAGGCCCGACCGGGGCTGGATGCGCCTGGCCGCCATCAATGCGCAGCCGCTCACGCGACCTCTTTCCGAGCAAGGCTGGGCGGAAGGTGCCGTCGGTGCGCCAGAGACGCTGAGTTTTGCGGTTCGGCGAATGGGGGGGGAGCCAGAGCGCTGGCGAGGCCCCTATCGCCTGACCTCAGCTTCGCCTGCTGGGGCAGCGGTCGAGCGCCTCACGGCCTCCGCGTCCTTGACCCCGATCCGCGACGTTCGTCTGGGCCTCGCGCAGACGCTCATCGCCGGGCAATTTGACGAGGCACTATCTCAGATCGAGGCCCGGTCTGAACGAGACAGCCTGAGCCAGGATCTGGCGGAAGCTTTGCTGCTGGCTGGTGAGTCGAACCAGCGGGAACGGCTTGATGCTGCGGACATGCGGGCCGCTTCCGGGCGGTATGAGGAGGCTTTGCGGCTGCTGGCGGGCGCGCGGGGAGGCGGAACCTGGTCGACTCTCGTGAGCTTGCGCCGTGTGGCCTGGCGACGGGCCATCCAGCAACGCAAGCACCACCTCGCGACACGGACCGGTGCACATCGTCGCGCCGTGATCTCGGCGCCAGCGGGCCAGAGCGTTCCACCGAAGACCACGGTGCCCGTGGTCCCGACCATCAAGCTCTGAACGTTCCAGCGTCAGTCTGCAGGGGTCTCGCTCGGTACCAAGCGCGCTTGCTTTTCTTTGCTGTCGCGTTCAAGGACCATCCCACCCACCACCTCATCCAGAGGCAGCACGCGATTCCTTCCGCCCACGCGGCTACGCACCGCCACGCTTCGGTTTTCAACTTCCTGCTTGCCGATGATCAGCATATAGGGCACCTTGTGCACCTGGGCGTCGCGAATGCGGTAGTTCAGGGACTCGTTCCGAACGTCCAATTCGACACGAAGATCTGCCGCCCGCAACATGTCCGTGACTTCGGTCGCGTAGGCGCGGAACTCCTCGCTGATGGGAATGACCACCGCCTGGGTGGGAGCGAGCCACAACGGAAACGCTCCAGCACAGTGCTCCAGATAGACCGCGAAGAAACGTTCCAGGGAGCCAAGAATCGCCCGGTGGAGCATGATCGGGCGGTGGGATTGACCATCTTCCCCGATGTAACTGAGATCAAAGCGCTCAGGCAGGTTCGGGTCGTATTGAATCGTGCCCAGCTGCCAGCTCCGTCCGATCGCGTCCTGGATGTGGAATTCGATTTTCGGCCCATAGAAGGCCCCCTCGCCAGGGAGAATTTCAAAAGGCAAGCCCGCATTCCGGAGGCCTTGCTCCAGGGCCGCTTCGGCCCGATCCCACTGCGCATCGTCACCGATGCGGTTGTCTGGCCGCGTGGAGAGTTTGATATCGATCTTGCTGAAGTCCAGTACGGCGTAGACCTCATACAAGAAGGCGATGAAGCGCTCGATTTCCCCTGCCACCTGAGCTTCGGTGCAGAAAATGTGGGCGTCATCCTGAGAAAACGAGCGGACTCTGGCGAGGCCGTGCACCACTCCCCCTCGTTCATAGCGATGCAGACGAGCGAAGTCGGCCACCCGCCACGGCAGTTCGCGGTAGCTGCGCCGCTTGCTGCCGAAGATGACACAGTGGGAGGGACAATTCATGGGCTTGAGAACGAAGGAATCGGCCTGCAAACCCTCGTGCAGCTTGCCTGCCTCGCAGCACCCAGCCTCGTCTTCCGTCCACAGGCGGTACATATTCTCGTTGTAGTTGCCCAGGTGTCCACTGGTGCGAAACAGACTGGGGTCGTAGGCCAGTGGCGTGATCACTTCGGCGTAGCCGTGACGGTCGTACAACTCGCGGATGAACTGGAGCAGCTGGTTGTAGACGAAGGTCCCCTTGGGGAGGAAAAACGGCATCGCAGGGGCCACTTCATGGAACATGAACAACTCCAGTTCCTTCCCCAGTTTGCGATGGTCCCGTCTGGCTGCTTCCTCCAGGCGTGTCATGTGCGCCTTCAGATCGGCCTCGGTCCAGTAGACCGTGCCGTAGATGCGTTGCAGCATCTTGTTCTTCTCATCCCCCCGCCAGTAGGCGCCCGCCGCGGTCAGCAATTTGAAATGACGGATCAAAGCGGTGTTGGGGAGGTGGGGGCCACGACACAGATCGCTCCATTCCCCATGTCCGTACAGGGTGATGGCCGCGTTGGGGTCCTTGCTCAAGATGTCGGTGAGAATCTCAGCTTTGTACGGCTCGCCCTCAGCCTCAAATCGCGCGACGGTGGCCCCGCGTTCGGCTTCCGCAATTTCCGTGCGCGTGACCTCTAGCTTGGCCTCAGCCAGCTTGCGCATTTGTCCTTCGATGCGGACGAGGTCTTCCGGGGTGAAGGGGGTCGGGACGTCAAAGTCATAGAAGAAACCGTCGGCAGTGACCGGGCCGATCGTGATCTTCGCTTCCGGGAACAGTTTTTGCACGGCCATGGCCATCAGATGGGCTGTGCTGTGGCGCAGCACTTCCAGCGTGTCCGGGTCATCCGACGTCAGGATCTGAACCGAATCTCCTTCTTGGAGGGGGCGGCTGAGGTCTGCCAGGTTGCCGTTGATGCGCGCCGCGACCGCTCGCTTGGCCAGGCCGCGGCTGATCGATTCGGCCAGCGAGGCGACGGTTGCGCCTGCAGGCAGGGCACGCTGGGACGCGTCCGGGAGGGACACGTGAATGGTGGCGGATTCCAGAGTGGTCATGGCAGAACCTCCGAGTGCGAAGTTCTCCATTTTACCGCACTAGGGGGTGGGGTAGGCGATCGTCGTTCGAACCTGCGCTTCTTTTTTGTCCGCCACCGCCGGGTCGATCAGGTTACCGGCCGGATCCGGGACATTGCCAACCCGCGCCACGATGGCCATCACATTGAGGCGGTTGAACAGGTTGGCATTGGGCAAGAACAGACGCACGGTTGACTGCGTCAGGAATTCGATTTTCTGGCCCTCCCCGAGCGAGGTGAACAGGAACTCCTTGCCGAGGTGAGTGGGGCCGCCGGAGCCAAAGTTGTTGGTCTTTTCATTCAGTTCCAGGGGTTTGACCGTTCCGCTGGCCCCTTTGAGCAGCACGGTGCCTTCCAGTTCTTGGGTGTTGACGCTGACGGCGAAGGTGTAATTCTTGAGGTTCTGAAGCTGCGCAGCATTGGGGACCGCCAATGTCCCCGTGAAGGCGGTCATCGGCTCGGAGAAACTCAATTCGATGTAGGTGCCCTTCTTCAGGGCCGGGTTCTTGGCATCGTCGCTGTCCAGCACGTAGGCCTTGATGGCCTTGAGGCTCGGAGGCGTCTTGTCGGCGGGCGCTTCCAGAAACACCGCATCCGTGTGCGTCGAGGCCC
This sequence is a window from Candidatus Sericytochromatia bacterium. Protein-coding genes within it:
- the thrS gene encoding threonine--tRNA ligase; translated protein: MTTLESATIHVSLPDASQRALPAGATVASLAESISRGLAKRAVAARINGNLADLSRPLQEGDSVQILTSDDPDTLEVLRHSTAHLMAMAVQKLFPEAKITIGPVTADGFFYDFDVPTPFTPEDLVRIEGQMRKLAEAKLEVTRTEIAEAERGATVARFEAEGEPYKAEILTDILSKDPNAAITLYGHGEWSDLCRGPHLPNTALIRHFKLLTAAGAYWRGDEKNKMLQRIYGTVYWTEADLKAHMTRLEEAARRDHRKLGKELELFMFHEVAPAMPFFLPKGTFVYNQLLQFIRELYDRHGYAEVITPLAYDPSLFRTSGHLGNYNENMYRLWTEDEAGCCEAGKLHEGLQADSFVLKPMNCPSHCVIFGSKRRSYRELPWRVADFARLHRYERGGVVHGLARVRSFSQDDAHIFCTEAQVAGEIERFIAFLYEVYAVLDFSKIDIKLSTRPDNRIGDDAQWDRAEAALEQGLRNAGLPFEILPGEGAFYGPKIEFHIQDAIGRSWQLGTIQYDPNLPERFDLSYIGEDGQSHRPIMLHRAILGSLERFFAVYLEHCAGAFPLWLAPTQAVVIPISEEFRAYATEVTDMLRAADLRVELDVRNESLNYRIRDAQVHKVPYMLIIGKQEVENRSVAVRSRVGGRNRVLPLDEVVGGMVLERDSKEKQARLVPSETPAD